The following are encoded together in the Candidatus Hydrogenedentota bacterium genome:
- a CDS encoding TonB-dependent receptor — protein sequence MNSTLQKALKINLDPDKYGTIAEIGAGQEIARFFFQAGGAAGTLAKTMSAYDMQFSDAIYGEEQHGRYVSRSRLEKMLDKEFKLLGERIQDGSSRNRCFFAIADTVKAAGYKTQGQCHGWIGIRLQLYPQAPPSDIILHVRLLDKANRQQQYALGVLGVNLLYGAYYHFRNPKLLLESLVDNLEPGRIEINTVHFQGPYFDDIDNRLMALHLVKVGMTNAVMFSPDGEVLQPSDALYKKNCLVFRGSFRPITHVNMDMARCGKEQFLGEDEIEEGRTVLLAELTMANLMNEGEIDTQDFLARVDMLGAQGFTVLISNYLRFFRLRSYLNEFTKRKIGIVLGVPNIRDIFNEKYYTDLEGGILEAFGKLFSGNIRLYVYPMIGDDDELITLENLRVDNKVRLLLRHLVENGCIVPLKGANEEVLHIKSRDILKAIRQGRADWKETVPEVVYETIVRKRLFQFDSE from the coding sequence ATCAACAGCACCCTGCAGAAAGCGCTGAAGATCAACCTCGATCCCGACAAGTACGGGACGATTGCGGAGATCGGCGCGGGCCAGGAGATAGCGCGGTTCTTCTTCCAGGCGGGCGGCGCGGCGGGCACCCTGGCCAAGACCATGTCGGCCTATGACATGCAATTCAGCGACGCGATCTACGGTGAAGAGCAGCACGGCCGCTACGTGAGCCGAAGCCGCCTCGAAAAAATGCTGGACAAAGAGTTCAAGCTCCTCGGCGAGCGCATTCAGGACGGTTCCTCCAGGAATCGTTGTTTCTTCGCCATCGCCGATACGGTCAAAGCGGCGGGCTACAAAACCCAGGGCCAATGCCACGGCTGGATCGGCATTCGGCTCCAGCTCTATCCCCAGGCGCCGCCCAGCGATATCATTCTTCACGTGCGCCTGCTCGACAAGGCCAACCGCCAGCAGCAATACGCGCTCGGGGTGCTGGGCGTGAACCTGCTTTACGGTGCCTACTACCATTTCCGCAATCCGAAGTTGCTCCTGGAATCCCTCGTGGACAATCTGGAGCCGGGGCGCATCGAGATCAATACCGTCCATTTCCAGGGGCCTTACTTCGACGATATCGACAACCGTCTCATGGCCCTGCATCTGGTCAAGGTGGGTATGACCAATGCCGTCATGTTTTCCCCCGATGGTGAAGTGCTCCAGCCTTCCGATGCCCTGTATAAGAAGAACTGTCTCGTATTTCGTGGCAGCTTCCGGCCCATCACTCATGTAAACATGGACATGGCCCGCTGCGGTAAAGAGCAGTTTCTGGGGGAAGACGAAATCGAGGAGGGGCGCACGGTGCTGCTGGCCGAGTTGACCATGGCCAATCTCATGAATGAAGGCGAGATCGATACCCAGGATTTCCTCGCCCGCGTGGACATGCTCGGGGCACAGGGCTTTACCGTGCTCATTTCAAATTATTTGCGCTTTTTCCGGCTCCGCAGCTATCTCAACGAGTTCACCAAGCGGAAGATTGGCATCGTCCTCGGCGTGCCCAATATTCGCGATATCTTTAATGAGAAATACTACACCGACCTCGAAGGGGGCATCCTCGAAGCCTTTGGCAAGCTCTTCTCGGGGAACATCCGGCTCTATGTCTACCCCATGATCGGGGACGACGATGAATTGATTACCCTCGAAAACCTCCGTGTGGACAATAAAGTACGCCTGCTGCTCCGCCATCTCGTGGAAAACGGCTGTATCGTGCCGCTTAAGGGCGCGAACGAGGAAGTGCTCCACATCAAGTCGCGCGATATCCTCAAGGCCATCCGGCAGGGCCGGGCCGATTGGAAAGAAACCGTGCCCGAGGTCGTCTACGAGACCATCGTGCGGAAGCGGCTCTTCCAGTTTGACTCGGAGTGA
- a CDS encoding MGMT family protein has product MPNFYDAVYTLVRDIPPGRVMTYGQIATILGAPRAARAVGYALRALGPGTDVPWQRVINSKGGVSARGDVERPTLQYELLEEEGVRFGVDDTCDLEQYRWEPARPEDYHFTPGEDMPF; this is encoded by the coding sequence ATGCCAAACTTCTACGATGCTGTATACACCCTGGTCCGCGATATTCCGCCCGGTCGAGTGATGACGTATGGCCAGATTGCCACGATCCTGGGTGCGCCTCGGGCGGCCCGGGCGGTGGGCTATGCCCTGCGCGCGCTGGGCCCCGGCACGGATGTGCCCTGGCAGCGGGTCATCAACAGCAAGGGTGGCGTGAGCGCACGAGGCGATGTGGAGCGCCCCACGCTGCAATATGAATTGCTGGAGGAGGAGGGCGTGCGTTTTGGCGTGGATGACACGTGCGATCTAGAGCAGTACCGCTGGGAGCCGGCGCGGCCCGAAGACTACCACTTTACGCCGGGCGAGGACATGCCGTTCTGA
- a CDS encoding Gfo/Idh/MocA family oxidoreductase, whose translation MAKKKVNVALIGTKFMGKAHSNAFRQVGRFFDLPADPVMKVICGSDPKGTQEAAEKFGWEEASTDWEAVVKRDDIDVIDIASPGYLHAPMAIAAAKAGKHIICEKPLANTLAEAKAMLAAVEKAGVKNMCGFTYRFNPAIATIKNMIKGGELGHIFHIRACYLQDWIVDPEFPLNWRLQKATAGSGTLGDIGAHIIDMAQNLVGNISEVTSAMQTFITERPMEEGQVTIANKQRSAAGKKKMGKVDVDDAAIVLARFEGCNTLGTFEATRFAPGRRNFHGIEIYGSKGSIVWNQEDMHKFQYYNMDDPAHLQGFRTVHATDSAHPYASAWWPSAHNIGYEHLFVHEVYDFLSQLDKKKVTYPTFADGVQCQKVLDAVEKASASKKWVAVK comes from the coding sequence ATGGCGAAGAAAAAAGTCAACGTGGCCCTTATCGGCACGAAATTCATGGGTAAAGCCCACAGCAACGCGTTCCGCCAAGTGGGACGCTTTTTTGATCTCCCGGCCGACCCGGTAATGAAGGTCATTTGTGGTTCCGATCCCAAGGGCACCCAGGAAGCCGCCGAGAAGTTCGGCTGGGAAGAAGCCAGTACCGATTGGGAAGCCGTCGTCAAGCGGGATGACATCGATGTAATCGATATCGCGTCGCCCGGCTACCTGCACGCGCCCATGGCCATCGCCGCGGCCAAGGCCGGCAAGCACATCATCTGCGAGAAGCCCCTGGCCAATACCCTGGCCGAAGCCAAGGCCATGCTGGCCGCGGTGGAGAAGGCGGGCGTCAAGAACATGTGCGGCTTCACCTACCGCTTCAATCCCGCCATCGCCACGATCAAGAACATGATCAAGGGCGGCGAGCTGGGCCACATTTTCCACATCCGCGCCTGCTACCTTCAGGACTGGATCGTGGACCCTGAATTTCCCCTGAACTGGCGCCTTCAGAAGGCCACCGCCGGCTCCGGCACCCTGGGCGACATCGGCGCCCACATCATCGACATGGCCCAGAACCTCGTCGGCAATATCTCCGAGGTGACCTCCGCCATGCAGACCTTCATCACCGAGCGCCCCATGGAAGAGGGCCAGGTGACCATCGCCAACAAGCAGCGCTCCGCCGCCGGAAAAAAGAAGATGGGCAAGGTGGACGTGGACGACGCCGCCATCGTGCTGGCGCGTTTCGAGGGCTGCAACACCCTCGGCACCTTTGAAGCCACCCGCTTCGCGCCCGGCCGCCGCAATTTCCACGGGATTGAGATCTATGGCAGCAAGGGCAGCATCGTCTGGAATCAGGAAGACATGCACAAGTTCCAGTACTACAACATGGACGACCCGGCGCACCTCCAGGGCTTCCGCACGGTGCACGCCACCGATTCGGCCCACCCCTACGCCAGCGCCTGGTGGCCAAGCGCCCACAACATCGGCTACGAACACCTCTTCGTACACGAGGTCTACGATTTCCTCAGCCAGCTCGACAAGAAAAAGGTCACCTACCCGACCTTCGCCGACGGCGTTCAGTGCCAGAAGGTCCTCGACGCGGTGGAGAAAGCCTCCGCCAGCAAGAAGTGGGTGGCAGTTAAGTAA
- a CDS encoding sugar phosphate isomerase/epimerase: protein MKLGLLTAMFGDKPLKEVLEIIRPLGLNTVELGTGNYPGDPHAPLQELLGSKPKRDELLALIKGEGLEISALSCHGNCLHPDKDFAKKHAKVQTDTIKLAGLLGVKTINDFSGCPGSDPKATKPNWVTCAWPPDYLEILDYQWNEVVIPYWTKQAAFAKENGVRVAFEAHPGFVVYNPETLLKLRKACGKNLGANFDPSHFFWQGIEPIEAVKAIGGEAIFHVHAKDSKVDARNGSINGVLDCKHYGDEANRSWVFRTCGYGHSLEWWKDFFSTLRLVGYDGPISIEHEDSYMSSQEGLTKAVEFLKQCIIFQKKGAMTWA from the coding sequence ATGAAACTAGGCTTATTGACCGCCATGTTTGGCGACAAGCCCCTCAAAGAAGTCCTGGAGATCATCCGGCCTCTGGGCTTGAACACCGTGGAACTGGGCACCGGCAACTACCCCGGCGATCCCCACGCCCCCCTGCAGGAACTGCTGGGCTCCAAGCCGAAGCGCGACGAGCTGCTGGCCCTGATCAAGGGCGAAGGACTCGAAATCAGCGCCCTGAGCTGCCACGGCAACTGCCTTCACCCCGACAAGGACTTCGCCAAGAAACATGCGAAAGTACAGACGGACACGATCAAGCTGGCGGGCCTGCTCGGCGTGAAGACCATCAACGACTTCTCCGGTTGTCCCGGTTCCGACCCGAAGGCTACCAAGCCCAACTGGGTCACCTGCGCCTGGCCGCCGGACTACCTCGAAATCCTCGACTACCAGTGGAACGAGGTCGTGATCCCCTACTGGACCAAGCAGGCCGCCTTCGCCAAGGAAAACGGCGTCCGCGTGGCCTTCGAAGCGCACCCCGGCTTCGTGGTCTACAACCCCGAGACCCTGCTGAAACTCCGCAAGGCCTGCGGCAAGAACCTCGGCGCCAACTTTGACCCGAGCCACTTCTTCTGGCAGGGCATCGAACCCATCGAGGCCGTCAAGGCCATCGGCGGTGAGGCCATCTTCCACGTACACGCCAAGGACTCCAAGGTCGACGCGCGCAACGGCTCCATCAACGGCGTCCTCGACTGCAAGCACTACGGCGACGAGGCCAACCGCTCGTGGGTCTTCCGTACCTGCGGCTACGGCCACAGCCTCGAATGGTGGAAGGACTTCTTCTCCACCCTCCGTCTGGTGGGCTACGACGGCCCCATCAGCATTGAGCACGAAGACAGCTACATGTCCAGCCAGGAAGGTCTCACCAAGGCGGTGGAATTCCTGAAGCAGTGCATTATCTTCCAGAAGAAGGGCGCCATGACCTGGGCCTGA
- a CDS encoding PEP-CTERM sorting domain-containing protein — protein MKRMMRYLNVGMLTLMAAGSASAITVDGQWNDWFSYAGTSAENWSQSSASGSLLSSAIRFQDDPENDASGGQNYDIEQIFYYYQDLDANAYTGGTLYIGMVTGYEPSNTTYRAGDMFIDLGYTGGPTTYDLAIATGTESNSRFSDVWSNNGWSTSGVVIPAHSAGSPYRVRDTQPGATFYTNAQVDWDTGVGPGSAHNFLEVGLNLDGNLEQLIALGGIGLHWTMACGNDYVNVYDTNPLSTVPPTPQNPVPEPATMVLFGMGAGLLAVRKRLGAK, from the coding sequence ATGAAACGAATGATGCGGTACTTGAATGTCGGTATGCTGACCCTGATGGCTGCGGGCAGTGCGTCGGCGATAACCGTTGACGGACAGTGGAATGATTGGTTCAGCTATGCCGGGACTTCGGCGGAAAACTGGAGCCAGAGCTCGGCGTCCGGCTCCCTGCTGAGCTCGGCCATCCGCTTCCAGGACGATCCCGAAAACGACGCTTCCGGCGGTCAGAACTACGACATCGAGCAAATCTTCTACTACTACCAGGATCTGGATGCGAACGCCTACACGGGTGGCACGTTGTACATCGGCATGGTAACGGGTTACGAGCCGTCCAACACCACCTACCGCGCCGGTGATATGTTCATCGATCTCGGCTACACCGGTGGTCCCACGACCTACGACCTGGCCATCGCGACGGGCACCGAGTCCAACTCGCGTTTCTCCGACGTCTGGTCGAACAACGGCTGGTCCACCAGCGGTGTTGTGATCCCGGCCCATTCCGCGGGCAGCCCCTACCGCGTTCGTGACACCCAGCCCGGCGCGACCTTCTACACGAATGCCCAGGTGGACTGGGACACCGGTGTAGGACCCGGCTCGGCCCACAATTTCCTGGAAGTCGGCCTGAATCTGGACGGCAACCTGGAACAGTTGATCGCCCTCGGCGGCATCGGCCTCCACTGGACGATGGCGTGCGGTAACGACTACGTCAACGTCTACGACACCAACCCCCTTTCGACGGTTCCCCCGACGCCCCAGAATCCCGTACCCGAACCGGCCACGATGGTCCTCTTCGGCATGGGCGCCGGCCTCCTCGCGGTGCGCAAGCGTCTGGGAGCGAAGTAG
- a CDS encoding SpoIIE family protein phosphatase — MSPGLALLLIEALTVYGLVFLVHATRDRFTLLPYYGLLGVLAATLRWTTDAGIEYEVGPLTLILGSVVFFTSILFGVFLLYLFDGVKAAQIGIYTVVSVSILSPAVANIFQFQLMEIRPEEAERIVLSPARVYVASTAAMVIDFLCMSMVWEFLGRRWSRLPYLFRIATCLLTAYWLDAFLFSVGAFWGDPDFNGILTGNLISRAVLTVCVAPIVTLYVIWESRRHHYEITPRHVMALLHQSARTELDLSDARHEIEVRKRIEKELRRRDAILRSLAYTAEHFLNGGRDAIGVAELLMTLGNALGVSRASICEIEQEAAGGALIRERYLWMSPTLPSSRHGASWEGAAFGAEGLGRWERLLSRGEPVQGLDRDLPSEERPAMHRRGVLSILVLPVFVQEAWWGFLAFEDCETSRAWPRSEIDALRTAAGTLGAAIHQRRIEAALLATNERLDLALEGGDLGLWDWDIGSDQVVFNQQWAAMLGYTLNDLEPTTRAWQNLIHPDDKPRLRTIMLAHLKGETPFYEVEARMRSRSGQWHWILSKGKVVSRDSNGWALRATGTHLDITLRKETEEALRLSQELFRLMYEESPLGLALCAMDGAFVQANRAYLKIVGYTEEEIRELRYLDITPARFAAQEEAQLQSMRATGRYGPYEKLYISKSGGLIPVLLNGCLVEGADGKEYIWSIVEDISARKAAEQAIAEARAYEREIETRIEETLLRGRPPAHLDGVEIAAITVPNQHLDGDFAEFIPLNPRCFDVLVGDVMGKGIFAALVSAGAKSRFLRALATQLASAQGDRHPSPADLVEAVHRDITRQLIDLDCFLTLCYARFDLDAGRVTYVDCGHTKTIRYRPGTNACLLLEGSNVPIGFLEGEDYVEHETDLMPGDLFIFYSDGLTETRNLEGAMFGVDRLQEIIRIHASLDPADLTHKVVELVGQFSGVDAPGDDQTCVTVRIQDPLADARTVKVRLAIQAVPEQLVVARTFIQEHLAAHAALLGGEEDFSRVVLAFVEALSNIIKHSFGGGAEKRIDIELRSSRNRLSIDIVHGGTPFRPRSTPLPDPRQRREGGYGLYIMNRCFDQIAYETTGSGSQCISLLKLFSPAWRVPPPQTGPEG; from the coding sequence ATGTCCCCGGGACTGGCTCTGCTTCTGATAGAGGCGCTTACGGTCTACGGGTTGGTTTTTCTGGTTCACGCCACGCGAGACCGCTTCACCCTGTTGCCGTACTATGGGCTCCTCGGCGTACTCGCGGCGACCCTCCGCTGGACCACGGATGCGGGCATCGAGTACGAAGTGGGACCGCTGACCCTAATTCTTGGTTCGGTGGTATTTTTTACGTCCATCCTGTTCGGCGTATTTCTGCTCTATCTCTTTGACGGGGTTAAGGCGGCGCAGATCGGCATTTACACCGTGGTGTCGGTCTCCATTCTCTCGCCGGCGGTCGCGAATATCTTCCAGTTTCAGCTCATGGAGATAAGACCTGAGGAGGCGGAGCGGATTGTACTCAGCCCGGCGCGGGTCTATGTGGCATCGACGGCGGCCATGGTCATCGACTTTCTCTGTATGTCCATGGTGTGGGAGTTCCTTGGGCGTCGCTGGAGCCGGCTGCCGTACCTGTTTCGTATCGCGACCTGCCTTCTTACGGCGTACTGGCTGGATGCCTTCCTCTTTTCGGTTGGCGCATTCTGGGGGGATCCCGATTTCAACGGAATTCTGACGGGCAATCTGATCAGCCGCGCCGTTCTAACCGTGTGTGTCGCTCCGATAGTCACGCTGTACGTGATCTGGGAGTCGCGCCGCCACCACTATGAGATCACACCCCGCCATGTCATGGCGCTGCTGCATCAGAGCGCCCGAACCGAGCTGGATCTTTCGGACGCGCGGCACGAAATCGAAGTGCGCAAGCGCATCGAGAAGGAACTGCGGCGCCGGGACGCGATCCTGCGCTCGCTGGCCTATACCGCGGAGCACTTTCTCAATGGCGGCCGGGACGCCATCGGTGTGGCCGAGCTGCTGATGACACTGGGAAACGCATTGGGCGTAAGCCGGGCCAGCATCTGCGAGATCGAGCAAGAAGCGGCCGGCGGCGCGCTTATCCGCGAGCGCTACCTTTGGATGTCGCCAACGCTCCCGTCGTCGCGGCACGGGGCGTCCTGGGAGGGCGCGGCATTCGGCGCCGAAGGTCTCGGCCGCTGGGAGCGGCTCCTCTCCCGCGGCGAGCCGGTCCAGGGTCTCGACCGCGACCTCCCCTCGGAGGAGAGGCCGGCGATGCACCGCCGTGGCGTTCTGAGCATTCTCGTCCTGCCGGTATTCGTGCAGGAGGCGTGGTGGGGCTTTCTCGCCTTTGAGGATTGCGAGACGTCACGGGCCTGGCCCCGCTCGGAGATCGACGCACTCAGGACGGCGGCGGGAACGCTGGGCGCGGCGATCCACCAGCGACGCATCGAAGCGGCGCTCCTGGCGACCAACGAGCGCCTCGATCTGGCGCTCGAAGGGGGCGATCTGGGGTTGTGGGACTGGGATATCGGATCCGACCAGGTGGTATTCAACCAACAGTGGGCCGCCATGCTCGGCTACACGTTGAACGATCTGGAGCCCACCACGCGCGCGTGGCAGAACCTCATCCATCCCGACGACAAGCCCCGGTTGCGCACGATCATGCTGGCGCACTTGAAAGGTGAGACCCCATTCTACGAGGTGGAAGCGCGCATGCGCAGCCGCAGCGGCCAGTGGCACTGGATCCTGAGCAAGGGCAAAGTCGTGTCGCGGGATTCAAACGGTTGGGCGCTGCGCGCCACGGGCACGCACCTCGACATTACGCTGCGCAAGGAAACCGAAGAGGCGCTGCGCCTGTCCCAGGAGCTTTTCCGGCTCATGTACGAAGAGTCGCCCCTGGGCCTGGCGCTCTGCGCGATGGACGGCGCCTTTGTCCAGGCGAACCGCGCGTACCTGAAGATCGTGGGTTACACGGAGGAGGAGATCCGCGAGCTCCGTTATCTGGACATTACCCCCGCGCGCTTTGCCGCCCAGGAAGAGGCCCAGCTCCAGTCGATGCGCGCCACGGGCCGTTACGGTCCCTACGAGAAGCTCTACATCAGCAAGAGCGGCGGGCTGATCCCCGTGCTCCTGAACGGCTGCCTCGTGGAGGGGGCCGACGGCAAGGAATACATCTGGTCCATTGTGGAGGACATCAGCGCGCGCAAAGCGGCGGAGCAGGCGATCGCCGAAGCACGGGCCTATGAGCGGGAAATCGAGACGCGCATTGAGGAAACACTCCTGCGCGGCCGTCCACCGGCCCATCTCGATGGCGTGGAAATCGCGGCCATTACCGTGCCGAATCAGCATCTGGATGGCGACTTTGCCGAGTTCATCCCGTTGAATCCCCGATGCTTCGACGTGCTCGTGGGCGATGTGATGGGGAAGGGCATTTTCGCGGCGCTGGTGAGCGCCGGGGCGAAGAGCCGCTTCCTGCGCGCACTGGCCACTCAGTTGGCCAGCGCGCAGGGCGACCGCCACCCCTCGCCGGCGGATCTGGTGGAGGCGGTGCACCGGGACATCACACGCCAGTTGATCGATTTGGATTGTTTTCTCACCCTGTGTTACGCGCGCTTCGATCTCGATGCCGGCCGGGTGACGTATGTGGATTGCGGCCACACCAAGACGATTCGGTACCGCCCCGGAACCAACGCGTGCCTGCTGCTGGAAGGGAGCAACGTGCCCATCGGCTTTCTCGAAGGGGAAGACTATGTAGAGCACGAGACGGATCTAATGCCCGGCGACCTGTTCATTTTCTACTCCGATGGCTTGACCGAAACCCGGAATCTGGAAGGGGCCATGTTTGGCGTGGATCGCCTGCAGGAGATCATACGGATTCACGCGTCGCTCGATCCCGCCGATCTCACCCACAAAGTGGTGGAGCTGGTGGGCCAGTTCTCCGGCGTGGACGCGCCCGGAGACGATCAAACCTGCGTGACCGTGCGGATTCAGGATCCTCTTGCGGACGCCCGAACGGTGAAGGTGCGCCTAGCCATTCAAGCGGTGCCAGAGCAACTGGTCGTCGCCCGGACCTTTATTCAAGAACATCTGGCGGCTCACGCCGCGCTGCTGGGTGGAGAGGAAGACTTCAGCCGGGTGGTGCTGGCCTTTGTGGAGGCGCTCTCGAATATCATCAAGCATTCTTTCGGCGGGGGCGCGGAGAAGCGCATCGACATAGAGCTCCGCAGCTCCCGCAATCGCCTGAGCATTGACATCGTCCATGGCGGAACCCCCTTCCGGCCGCGGAGCACGCCCCTGCCCGATCCCAGACAGCGGCGGGAGGGCGGCTACGGCCTCTATATTATGAACCGGTGTTTCGACCAGATTGCCTATGAGACGACGGGATCCGGCAGCCAGTGTATCAGCTTGTTGAAATTGTTTTCTCCGGCCTGGCGCGTGCCCCCGCCGCAGACCGGTCCGGAAGGGTGA
- a CDS encoding PIG-L family deacetylase, whose protein sequence is MSEPVALAVAAHPDDIEFMMTGTLLLLGQAGYKLHMINLASGCCGSMDENRQTIATRRLSEAREAARVVGAKLHDPIADDLEVFYTKELIQKMCAVVRVARPTIMLLPSPEDYMEDHMTSSRLAVTAAFVRGMPNFLTAPPRNPTSQPVTLYHALPYGLRDGMRRVVRPGQFVDITSVLKEKRAALACHRSQKEWLDKTQGVDSYLDTMESMSEEVGRWSTVFAYAEGWRRHSHLGFCDESADPLTEALGDKVLTSVAYERDLKQDPLRAMKRYRQRS, encoded by the coding sequence ATGTCTGAACCCGTAGCCCTGGCGGTTGCCGCCCACCCCGACGATATTGAATTCATGATGACCGGAACACTACTGCTGCTGGGGCAGGCCGGATACAAACTCCACATGATCAACCTGGCTTCGGGCTGTTGCGGTTCGATGGACGAGAACCGCCAGACCATCGCCACGCGGCGGCTGAGTGAAGCTCGGGAGGCGGCCCGGGTGGTGGGGGCCAAGCTGCACGACCCCATCGCGGATGATCTGGAGGTCTTCTACACCAAGGAGCTGATCCAGAAGATGTGCGCCGTGGTGCGCGTTGCGCGACCGACCATCATGCTGCTGCCATCACCGGAAGATTACATGGAAGACCACATGACGTCGAGCCGCCTCGCGGTGACGGCGGCTTTTGTGCGTGGCATGCCCAATTTCCTGACCGCGCCGCCCCGCAATCCCACGTCCCAGCCCGTCACGCTCTATCATGCCCTGCCCTATGGCCTCCGCGACGGCATGCGGCGGGTGGTTCGTCCCGGGCAGTTCGTCGACATCACCTCGGTGCTGAAAGAGAAGCGCGCCGCGCTCGCCTGCCATCGCAGCCAGAAAGAGTGGCTGGACAAAACCCAGGGCGTGGATTCATACCTGGACACGATGGAGAGCATGTCGGAAGAAGTGGGACGCTGGAGCACGGTCTTCGCCTATGCCGAGGGCTGGCGTCGCCATTCACACCTGGGATTTTGTGACGAAAGCGCCGATCCCCTCACGGAAGCCCTGGGCGACAAGGTGCTCACTTCCGTGGCCTATGAGCGGGATCTAAAACAGGATCCGCTTCGGGCAATGAAACGCTATCGGCAGCGAAGCTGA